A window of Methanolobus sediminis contains these coding sequences:
- a CDS encoding nitric oxide reductase activation protein NorD, whose product MSTEKITGLILSNFPSLESPLVSKLATGFDNLDENALEIILHAGKGAQKRGKRILIAYLGAAPGVYKALGKDEFNNWLELARKVSLLSISCCEGFFDSSPDIINKGGFELLEKWTLRGIELSEQNKWIAIAYFKYTGKVVVTTEPERFLKLVSHGSELGKINTKVAEAYFEHLLQLSSVIDETDFATYCEIVEKISSIHWLTGIELIDITEKILAEIPPQKRKKLLVSMKETLECGELVTMALFRNAGIIVEKTDDEKLTKLIDSTCNLANEDKKSASYFLKTYSQHIDTLELSEALEWIDKGSRELIKNKDALRQFITAAFALGKYENTTHKIRAAIVDAGIKLADIQAECLESYFENASAAHNILGKDMFSIWTEIGEGIALQDPDSAREYYERSVASLSKIPLQLHEEILGIADKLLQKEGALASTFFANLGNFSEKNKPENADKWANIGNRVYGKDRKLALDFFANSPGLLEKLDMEELEEWTLKGLEAAEGKQPAGKAYFSLESKSSRELVEELTGAVALKKVANILRYYALGLSGSNFIIRSMAALPLQIEVKGMNPIIAGNTIYLAPKMGVYENIEDNFKIYKLSVMHEVGHARYSSLDVEPEKLNELEQNIIERYPPANSDYKQDDENIDLVDLLSLFPNQILAATIFGILEDARVEYMIMEHYRGVRADLEEVRYKMLLVREIPEDELEKFMEGLLWISTGHEPGSELRLNEILTGILNGLQDKFKNMLFTTESSTISTFKLASEIYCSLDDKLGPLDEINYRMIKNIAYRGMDVGATGQTDPMMTKPYENVIKNFIPETEADLTADEERPKEQATDKPTQPLENNWRVLGSYKYDEWDSNINDYRSEWSTVNEMEPSGGSTAHYKKAMERYGNEISLLRHTFSLMKPEAFHRRKGQNDGTEIDIDAYTESLITKKCGANPDEGMYISWDKQERDVATLFLMDVSASTRKILGMDGRSILDVEKDALIIMSQALESIGDKYAIYAFSGKSKDNVEYFKIKEFDERFSDDVARRMSILASESNTRLGPAIRHSIKKLEKAGSRTKMLVLLSDGEPYDRARGEDSYQGDIAQEDTRMAISEGKNRGMHFFCITVDKNPGEYLNNIFSDVGYTIIDDVLMLPEMLPLLYKRLTT is encoded by the coding sequence ATGAGTACTGAAAAAATTACAGGACTTATATTATCCAATTTCCCATCACTGGAAAGTCCACTGGTTTCTAAGCTTGCAACAGGATTTGACAATCTTGATGAGAATGCACTGGAAATTATACTCCACGCAGGAAAAGGTGCACAAAAAAGAGGAAAAAGAATCCTCATTGCTTATCTTGGGGCAGCACCCGGAGTATACAAAGCTCTTGGAAAAGATGAGTTCAACAACTGGCTTGAGCTTGCAAGAAAAGTATCGCTGCTTAGCATTTCATGTTGTGAAGGATTCTTCGACTCATCACCTGACATAATTAATAAAGGTGGATTTGAACTTCTCGAAAAATGGACCCTGAGAGGAATTGAACTATCAGAACAGAACAAATGGATAGCTATAGCCTATTTCAAATACACAGGAAAAGTTGTTGTCACAACAGAACCTGAAAGATTCCTGAAACTGGTCTCTCATGGAAGTGAGCTTGGAAAAATCAACACAAAAGTTGCAGAAGCCTATTTTGAACATCTGCTACAGCTAAGTTCTGTAATTGATGAAACTGACTTTGCAACCTACTGTGAGATCGTAGAAAAAATCAGTAGCATACACTGGCTTACAGGCATTGAACTTATCGATATCACTGAAAAGATATTAGCCGAAATTCCACCTCAGAAAAGGAAAAAGCTCCTTGTTTCTATGAAAGAAACATTGGAATGCGGAGAACTTGTCACAATGGCATTATTCAGAAATGCAGGAATAATTGTGGAAAAAACAGATGATGAAAAGCTGACAAAACTAATTGATTCCACCTGTAATCTTGCAAATGAAGATAAAAAAAGTGCAAGTTATTTCCTAAAAACATACTCCCAGCACATTGATACGCTGGAACTTTCCGAAGCATTGGAATGGATAGACAAAGGAAGCAGGGAATTAATAAAAAATAAAGATGCTCTAAGGCAGTTTATAACAGCGGCCTTTGCACTTGGAAAATACGAAAATACCACTCATAAGATAAGAGCAGCAATCGTAGATGCAGGAATCAAACTTGCAGACATCCAAGCCGAATGTCTTGAAAGCTATTTTGAGAATGCTTCAGCCGCCCACAACATTCTTGGCAAAGATATGTTCTCCATCTGGACAGAGATTGGAGAAGGCATCGCATTACAAGACCCGGATAGTGCCAGAGAATACTACGAAAGATCGGTTGCATCTTTATCAAAAATACCACTTCAACTGCATGAAGAAATATTAGGCATAGCTGATAAGCTTCTTCAAAAAGAAGGAGCTCTTGCCAGTACATTCTTTGCCAATTTAGGGAACTTTTCAGAGAAGAACAAACCTGAGAATGCTGATAAATGGGCGAACATAGGAAACAGAGTTTACGGAAAAGACAGGAAACTTGCACTGGATTTCTTTGCTAACTCACCCGGCCTTCTTGAAAAACTGGACATGGAAGAGCTGGAAGAGTGGACACTTAAAGGACTGGAAGCGGCAGAAGGGAAACAGCCTGCCGGAAAAGCCTATTTTTCACTTGAATCAAAAAGCTCCAGGGAACTTGTGGAAGAACTCACCGGTGCTGTAGCTCTAAAAAAAGTTGCTAACATTCTGAGATACTATGCCCTCGGTCTTTCAGGCAGCAATTTCATCATACGTTCCATGGCAGCCTTGCCTTTGCAGATAGAAGTTAAGGGCATGAACCCCATAATTGCAGGCAATACGATCTACCTCGCACCAAAGATGGGAGTTTATGAGAACATAGAGGACAATTTCAAGATCTACAAGCTCAGTGTGATGCATGAAGTTGGACATGCACGCTACAGTTCGCTGGATGTTGAACCGGAAAAGTTGAATGAACTGGAACAAAATATCATAGAAAGATATCCTCCTGCAAATTCCGATTATAAACAAGATGATGAAAATATTGATCTTGTGGACTTGCTCTCACTTTTTCCAAACCAGATACTTGCCGCAACCATCTTTGGAATACTGGAAGATGCGCGTGTCGAGTATATGATAATGGAGCACTACAGGGGAGTTCGTGCTGACCTTGAAGAAGTACGGTACAAGATGCTTTTAGTAAGAGAGATCCCTGAAGACGAACTTGAGAAGTTCATGGAAGGATTGCTGTGGATATCCACAGGACATGAGCCAGGTTCTGAACTCAGACTAAATGAAATTCTAACTGGAATTCTGAATGGTCTGCAAGATAAATTCAAAAACATGTTGTTCACTACGGAATCCAGCACTATTTCAACCTTCAAGCTGGCTTCTGAAATATACTGTTCTCTGGATGACAAACTTGGACCACTTGATGAGATCAACTACAGAATGATCAAAAATATCGCATATCGTGGGATGGATGTCGGTGCAACAGGGCAAACTGACCCAATGATGACAAAACCATACGAAAATGTCATCAAGAACTTCATCCCGGAAACTGAAGCTGACCTTACTGCCGATGAAGAAAGACCAAAGGAGCAGGCTACCGATAAACCCACACAACCTCTGGAAAATAACTGGCGCGTGCTTGGCAGTTACAAATATGATGAATGGGACAGTAACATCAACGATTATCGTTCGGAGTGGAGCACCGTCAATGAAATGGAACCCAGTGGAGGGAGCACTGCCCATTACAAAAAAGCAATGGAACGCTATGGTAATGAGATCTCACTTCTCAGGCACACTTTCAGCCTTATGAAACCGGAAGCATTCCATCGGAGGAAAGGACAGAATGACGGTACTGAAATTGATATTGATGCTTACACAGAATCCCTGATAACAAAAAAATGCGGAGCAAATCCTGATGAAGGAATGTACATCAGTTGGGACAAACAGGAGAGAGATGTTGCAACCCTGTTCCTAATGGATGTGAGCGCCTCCACACGCAAGATACTTGGAATGGATGGCAGAAGCATACTGGATGTGGAGAAGGATGCATTGATAATAATGAGCCAGGCACTTGAGAGCATTGGTGACAAGTATGCCATCTATGCATTCTCAGGAAAAAGCAAAGATAACGTTGAATACTTCAAGATCAAAGAATTCGATGAGAGATTCTCAGATGATGTTGCAAGGAGAATGAGCATACTGGCATCCGAATCCAACACACGTCTCGGACCAGCTATTCGCCATTCAATTAAGAAACTGGAAAAAGCCGGTTCAAGGACTAAAATGCTGGTTTTATTGTCTGACGGTGAGCCCTATGACAGAGCCAGAGGTGAGGATTCATACCAGGGCGACATTGCACAGGAAGACACCCGAATGGCAATCTCTGAAGGAAAAAATCGTGGAATGCACTTCTTCTGCATAACTGTGGATAAAAATCCGGGAGAATACCTCAACAACATATTTTCTGATGTTGGTTACACAATCATTGATGATGTATTGATGTTACCGGAAATGCTGCCGCTTTTGTATAAGAGACTGACAACATGA
- a CDS encoding PGF-CTERM sorting domain-containing protein: MFNETYNLSGTDLDSCSICHGDSTLTPYGADVLASGLDFASIENNDSDEDGFSNIEEINALTSPGDPNDYPETMVEEETASEETSDAKSPGFEITFAIAGIAALTYLKRRR, from the coding sequence ATGTTCAACGAAACATATAATTTAAGTGGTACTGATCTTGATTCGTGTAGCATATGTCATGGAGATTCAACTTTGACACCTTACGGTGCAGATGTACTGGCAAGTGGCTTGGATTTTGCATCAATAGAAAATAACGATTCAGATGAAGATGGATTCTCAAACATTGAAGAGATCAATGCCCTGACATCTCCAGGTGATCCCAATGACTATCCCGAAACAATGGTGGAAGAAGAAACTGCTAGTGAGGAAACATCCGATGCTAAGTCTCCGGGATTTGAAATTACCTTTGCAATAGCAGGCATAGCAGCACTCACATACCTGAAAAGAAGAAGATGA
- a CDS encoding metal-sulfur cluster assembly factor, whose amino-acid sequence MVTEEEVMDVLRECYDPEIPINIVDLGFVRDIEIEGDSVHIKLTLTSPGCPMYRTIGDDVRQKVLGIEGVRDVEVEFVFDTQWTPDEMSDKAKKKMGFDEKEG is encoded by the coding sequence ATGGTCACAGAGGAAGAAGTAATGGACGTTCTCCGGGAGTGCTATGACCCCGAGATACCGATAAACATTGTGGACCTGGGTTTTGTTAGAGATATAGAGATAGAAGGTGACAGTGTTCACATCAAACTAACCCTCACAAGTCCCGGCTGTCCGATGTACAGGACAATAGGTGATGATGTCAGACAGAAGGTTCTGGGCATTGAAGGTGTAAGGGATGTTGAGGTCGAGTTCGTCTTTGATACTCAGTGGACCCCGGACGAGATGTCGGATAAGGCAAAAAAGAAAATGGGTTTTGATGAAAAAGAAGGATGA
- a CDS encoding PGF-CTERM sorting domain-containing protein: protein MWGDNIKDRKIIVVFLLVAITLACASVASAESRFLSSFNQQYDTSGTVLDSCDVCHSGPNGGSLDSYGRAYSGSGRNFASIEDLDSDGDGFTNIEEIEALTFPGDSSDYPEVTAVTISEPIVNETDTTANESVEEQDESEETEIEDMEEETEDVEVEEETEDMEEMNNETSSDAQSPGFEAIFAIAGILSVIYLNKRK, encoded by the coding sequence ATGTGGGGTGATAATATAAAAGACAGAAAAATTATAGTTGTATTTTTACTTGTAGCGATAACTCTGGCCTGTGCATCTGTGGCATCAGCAGAATCCAGATTTCTGAGCAGTTTCAATCAACAATATGATACCTCTGGTACGGTACTGGATTCATGTGATGTCTGCCACTCCGGACCGAACGGTGGTTCGCTCGATTCCTATGGAAGGGCATATTCTGGGAGCGGAAGGAACTTTGCATCAATAGAGGATCTTGATTCAGATGGTGATGGGTTCACCAATATTGAAGAGATAGAGGCTCTGACATTCCCGGGAGATTCCAGCGATTATCCTGAGGTCACAGCGGTGACGATATCTGAACCAATTGTAAATGAAACAGATACGACTGCCAATGAAAGTGTAGAGGAACAGGATGAATCAGAGGAAACTGAGATAGAGGATATGGAAGAAGAAACAGAAGATGTAGAGGTAGAAGAGGAAACAGAGGACATGGAAGAGATGAACAATGAAACTTCATCAGATGCACAATCTCCTGGATTTGAGGCTATTTTTGCAATTGCTGGAATACTATCCGTGATATATCTGAATAAGCGAAAGTAA
- a CDS encoding CbbQ/NirQ/NorQ/GpvN family protein: MAMKCALSEELPVDEYLITEEPYYVPVGNEVEIFIAAYRNKLPVNLKGPTGCGKTRFMEYMAWKLQRPLITIACHEDLTATDLVGRFLIKGENVEWSDGPLTKAVKSGAICYLDEVVEARKDTIVVIHPLTDDRRIIPIDKLGVIVKAPDEFMLSVSYNPGYQSIVKDMKQSTRQRFVAIEFDYPPAELEKQIVAHETHVDEQTAARLVEIGQSIRNFKHHGLEEGVSTRLLIYAGKLIKEGIEAKEACKIAMSQPITDNQDLQRSIDEIIAAIMG, encoded by the coding sequence ATGGCAATGAAATGCGCTTTATCCGAGGAACTGCCGGTTGATGAATATCTGATTACTGAAGAACCTTATTACGTACCAGTAGGCAACGAAGTGGAGATTTTTATAGCTGCTTACAGGAACAAACTTCCGGTAAACCTCAAAGGACCGACAGGTTGTGGAAAAACACGGTTCATGGAATACATGGCATGGAAATTACAGCGCCCTCTGATTACAATTGCCTGCCACGAGGACCTCACAGCAACCGACCTTGTGGGAAGATTTCTTATCAAAGGCGAGAACGTGGAATGGAGTGACGGACCTCTCACAAAAGCCGTTAAAAGCGGTGCTATCTGCTACCTCGATGAAGTTGTCGAAGCCAGAAAAGATACCATAGTAGTCATTCACCCGCTAACCGATGACAGGCGCATAATCCCTATTGATAAACTTGGAGTTATTGTAAAAGCACCTGATGAGTTCATGCTCTCGGTTTCATACAACCCCGGCTACCAGAGCATTGTCAAGGACATGAAACAGAGCACCAGACAGAGATTCGTTGCCATTGAATTCGATTATCCTCCTGCAGAACTGGAAAAGCAGATTGTAGCTCATGAGACACATGTAGACGAGCAAACAGCAGCCAGGCTCGTTGAAATCGGTCAGAGCATCAGGAACTTCAAACACCACGGTCTTGAAGAAGGTGTAAGCACACGTCTGCTCATCTACGCAGGCAAGCTCATCAAGGAAGGCATCGAAGCAAAAGAAGCCTGCAAAATAGCAATGTCGCAGCCTATTACTGATAATCAGGATCTGCAAAGAAGTATTGATGAGATCATTGCAGCGATTATGGGATAA
- a CDS encoding cbb3-type cytochrome c oxidase subunit I: MESESNLQDDGVPSSQNEHKANDIRDELAGDKFLEGDDAVKYWFIGSLLWFPIFATLGFILAIKFFQPYFLSDAAFLTFGRIRPAHVNGVLFGFVSSALIGGMFWAIPRLVNTKIYSARLAKISAVLWNFALLAGILMILFLGDTQGREYAELPWSIDVLIMITLLLILYNILSTFGRRTEKKLYVSTWYYTGTFIWFPIVYFVGNVMWNPPSGALQGITDSIFNWYYGHNVLGLWFTTLGIGTWYYAVPRIINRPLYSHLLSVISFFTIAFFYTGVGGHHLLQTAIPEWVKTIAVVMSILMLVPVVTFAVNLGMTLRGSWDTFTKDIPFRFIVTGFFFYVLTSIQGAYQGLRSTNSFLHFSQWTVGHAHLAILGGFGFLAVGMMYWLIPKITRTKIYSDRLMSISWWLALIGFTGFFLSMTIAGLVANSAWFQNITVAPVLKLLQFWYVTRAMGGGLVVVAGYVFAYNTLLTFTHSKEPHVEENIFSISSEQSSRPHSSLQKRSQHAMSMPVIVFGGLALFLLMTWMVVAMPALNLDTVNATDMAHPYTVDEEKGRVIYTEMGCFYCHSQFVRPQDWAIGRISEQGDYYYDSPHLLGTERTGPDLSQIGGMRPTGWHYLHDRDARTTSPSSIMPPFDFLTDTELDQLVAYIQNLGTYNLDEMSFHPEVPYEYQGKDQPYASYMSAAMMNYNSSDQTYTGDQATGEEFAAVFEEGKKTYTQRCLTCHGCSGNAQGPYARHVVTQPANLHERILSYMPEPGDSYHFWRVSEGVPGTAMPSWKLSMNETEIWMTNFYEMSFATGSIRTVSGDVSDAEAINFSNQTHITPPIEGTQEQFETGQNLFNLYCSQCHGVEGQGDGVASILSSGGYINPEPANFTESGGDFQYYGQYVWKVKEGVETTNMPPWKYALSDEEVYMTIFYIQNFATTDDYNAKWGPLYESDYARNMRS; the protein is encoded by the coding sequence TTGGAGTCTGAAAGTAATCTGCAGGATGATGGCGTTCCGTCATCACAAAATGAACACAAGGCAAACGATATAAGGGACGAACTTGCCGGAGACAAATTTCTGGAAGGCGACGATGCGGTAAAATACTGGTTTATAGGATCATTATTATGGTTCCCGATATTTGCCACACTGGGATTTATACTTGCGATTAAATTCTTCCAGCCCTATTTCTTAAGTGATGCGGCTTTCCTTACATTTGGCAGGATAAGGCCTGCTCATGTCAACGGTGTGCTTTTTGGATTCGTTTCATCGGCTCTGATAGGTGGTATGTTCTGGGCTATTCCACGACTTGTAAACACTAAAATATATAGTGCCAGACTCGCCAAGATATCCGCTGTACTCTGGAACTTCGCTCTTCTGGCAGGAATACTGATGATCCTCTTCCTTGGTGATACACAGGGAAGGGAATATGCAGAACTTCCATGGTCCATCGATGTTCTTATAATGATTACATTGCTGTTGATACTCTACAACATCCTGTCCACTTTCGGACGCAGGACCGAGAAAAAACTCTATGTTTCTACCTGGTACTACACAGGTACATTCATCTGGTTCCCGATTGTCTATTTTGTTGGTAATGTCATGTGGAACCCACCGTCCGGTGCACTTCAGGGTATTACTGATTCCATATTCAACTGGTACTATGGACACAATGTTCTTGGACTCTGGTTCACCACTCTTGGAATAGGTACATGGTACTATGCAGTCCCACGTATCATTAACAGACCTCTTTACAGTCACCTTCTTTCGGTTATAAGTTTCTTTACCATCGCTTTCTTCTACACAGGTGTAGGTGGTCATCATCTGCTGCAAACAGCAATACCTGAATGGGTGAAGACTATCGCAGTTGTCATGAGCATTCTGATGCTTGTGCCTGTGGTTACTTTTGCAGTCAATCTGGGTATGACCCTCAGGGGTTCATGGGATACTTTCACAAAGGACATTCCTTTCAGATTCATAGTCACAGGTTTCTTCTTCTATGTTCTCACTTCCATCCAGGGAGCTTATCAGGGTCTGAGAAGCACCAATTCATTCCTGCATTTCTCACAGTGGACAGTGGGACATGCCCATCTGGCAATACTTGGAGGTTTTGGTTTCCTGGCAGTGGGAATGATGTACTGGTTGATACCTAAGATAACAAGGACGAAGATATACAGTGACAGGCTCATGAGCATAAGCTGGTGGCTTGCACTCATAGGATTTACCGGTTTTTTCCTGTCCATGACAATAGCAGGACTGGTAGCCAATTCAGCATGGTTCCAGAATATCACCGTAGCTCCTGTTCTAAAGCTACTGCAGTTCTGGTATGTTACCAGAGCCATGGGCGGCGGGCTGGTCGTGGTAGCAGGATATGTGTTTGCATATAACACCCTGCTGACATTTACACATTCAAAGGAGCCTCATGTTGAGGAGAATATCTTCAGTATATCCTCTGAACAAAGCTCCAGGCCACATTCATCATTACAAAAAAGGTCCCAACATGCTATGAGCATGCCTGTTATAGTATTCGGCGGGCTGGCTCTCTTCCTTCTGATGACCTGGATGGTGGTTGCTATGCCGGCACTTAATCTTGATACCGTAAATGCCACGGACATGGCACATCCATATACCGTAGATGAAGAAAAGGGAAGAGTAATCTATACAGAAATGGGTTGTTTCTATTGTCATTCACAATTTGTAAGACCACAGGACTGGGCTATCGGAAGAATATCCGAACAGGGTGATTACTACTATGACTCTCCTCATCTGCTGGGTACGGAGCGTACAGGTCCGGACCTGTCCCAGATAGGGGGAATGAGGCCTACAGGCTGGCATTACCTGCATGACAGGGATGCAAGAACCACAAGCCCGAGTTCTATTATGCCTCCATTCGACTTCCTCACAGATACTGAACTTGATCAGCTGGTTGCGTATATCCAGAATCTTGGAACATACAATCTTGATGAGATGAGTTTCCATCCTGAAGTGCCGTATGAATATCAGGGCAAAGATCAGCCTTATGCAAGCTATATGTCTGCTGCCATGATGAATTATAATTCAAGTGACCAGACATATACAGGAGATCAGGCTACAGGTGAGGAATTTGCCGCTGTATTTGAAGAAGGTAAGAAAACCTACACACAACGTTGTCTGACATGTCATGGATGTTCAGGAAATGCACAGGGCCCATATGCAAGACATGTTGTGACCCAACCTGCCAATCTTCATGAGAGGATACTGAGCTATATGCCGGAGCCAGGGGATTCCTATCATTTCTGGCGTGTAAGCGAAGGTGTTCCTGGTACAGCAATGCCAAGCTGGAAACTGAGCATGAACGAGACTGAAATCTGGATGACGAATTTCTATGAGATGAGCTTTGCAACAGGTTCCATCAGGACCGTTAGCGGTGATGTGTCCGATGCCGAAGCAATTAATTTCTCGAACCAGACACATATCACCCCACCTATCGAGGGAACACAGGAACAGTTTGAGACAGGGCAGAATCTCTTTAACCTGTACTGTTCCCAGTGTCACGGTGTTGAAGGACAGGGGGATGGTGTTGCCTCTATTCTGAGTTCGGGAGGATATATCAATCCGGAGCCTGCAAATTTCACAGAATCCGGTGGTGATTTCCAATACTACGGACAATATGTCTGGAAGGTAAAAGAGGGTGTGGAGACCACTAATATGCCTCCATGGAAGTATGCTCTCAGTGATGAGGAGGTATACATGACGATATTCTATATCCAGAATTTCGCCACAACAGATGATTACAATGCAAAGTGGGGTCCATTGTATGAAAGTGACTATGCAAGAAATATGAGGAGCTGA